The Triplophysa rosa linkage group LG15, Trosa_1v2, whole genome shotgun sequence genomic sequence GGGAACCGACACCATTAAACCCAGCCAAGGAAGTTTAGCATCTGAGCCCAAGCCAAAAAATACAATCAAAAGCCACGGAGCTGGGGGTCTCGGAGAGGAGTTCACCATTGCGGTGAAGAAGAAACCAGAGCAAGACCCAGAGCTGGACTTTTTCGCAGACATGGTTCCAGATATAAAGCTGTCTTCCACATCTCTTCTGCTCCCTGCGGAGAGCTCAGTCGGTGAACCCATAACAGGTACAACGCTGGGACACACAACATCAGATAATGCAGGCTTACCGATAGATGCACTGAAACTCACAGCCAAGTTTGCCGCAGCGGACTTAACCGAGGTAAGTTTATTGGCTCAATCCAAAATCTTGTTTGTCTATCTATATGTACTCTCTTGATGCTTAatgattgtttgttttgcttttcgCAGACAGAGGCAGAAGGTTGGGGTGATGATGACCTCAACTGGGATGATGAGAACGCCTGGTGATCTGCTTGATCCTTTATAGAAAGCCATATGAGTGGAATTCGGACTATAACCTGTCCTACACAAAGACACAGTTACATACGGCACCTTCCTGACATTACCGCTTAAGATCTTGATGTACaaatttagtcattttaatAAACTACAGTTTAAGAGGGTATTGTTTTTAAGGTTCTCCTCCCAAAATGATAATCAATTAGTTTACTGTTGCCATAGTAAGGGTTCATCTACTGTAAACATGCCAAGTCCTGTTGAATTCTTCGGTCCTGTTGCACCTGCAAACACATCTGCTCAATTCAAGTTTATCCAGACGATTTTAATTTGTGCCATACAGATTTTATATAAAGAGCCTTAGAGGACAGACAGCCTCAACTTGagaagaaatgtataaaatcaTTTATGTTCCCTATAGATTTGGGTAAAAGCCTGAcgtaatttatttgtattatcagctgctcaaataaaaatattttatgctaTTTGATTGCTTTACAACTCATAAAATGTGCTCATGTTTTTGCAATCCATTTCCAGTTTTGCAATCTAGCCCCTAATTTTTAAAACTGTCATAGCACAATATAGAAATGTTTATTATGAGAATGatcattttagaaatattaataataacggCAATATTTATTTAGTGAATATGTATCTATTCTATGTGTTTACTAATTAAAACCATTTGTTAGTTGCTAAATGGCCATTTCGCCGTATATTTATCGCGTTTTACCATCAATGAATAATAAAAGCACGCACGAGTCAATGCGCGTGAGCTACTGAAGCGCATCAAGCAAAAGCACGATTACAGTTTTCTACTAATTGGTTTCCATCTTTTCTGCCATTTGTTGTATTCTTGATTAGGTTTTATTTGCTATATCATGTTATTCTCCACACGGCAAAGTCCTTATAAACTGAAGGGACAATATTACTAATAATCCCACCTAGACAGTACTAGCATCTCAAAACCGtaccatttttaaaacatagACATAGGGAAAATACACATTCGTTCCATTTTGGGGATTATTATTCCTCCTAATATTGTAATGCGATTGTTGATTATTAGATATACATGTTTTATAACTTTCTGTAAAGCACCGACGctactttttatatataaaaatccAATACAAACAGCTCCTTGCATTTACTATTGTAAGGAATcgaaaatgttatatttcttTTACATAAGCGGTGTTAGTACCTGCTTCTGAAGTGCTACATATCTGAGTGACACTGGATACGTGAATATTAAAAATACAGTCTGTAAGTTATTACGTTTACATTTGACATATTACTTAGTTTTAAAAACGCAACATTGATTCGACATTGAACTAAGTATTCttcatttaaaatcttaaacagaAATCAATGTCACTGAAAATCTAAACACCGATTATGACTGGTCACAATATTCTCTAGCAACACTGAAAATAAAAGCCCATATTTCTCTTTAattatgatttaataaaaacttaaatttcAGATTGACCCTTCTCCACACAAACATTGATTTTAGTCAATTTAATATGAAACAAACAGGTTGTGTAAAAAGCAAAGTAGAGGTGATGGTGTAGTTGAATCAGGACTGCTCATCTGTAGTGGTGTTGATCTGAGTAACAAGTGTCTGTAGAGCCTCAAGTCTGACCCTGACCCACTGCGGAGGTGATGGACTGCAGCCGGGCCCTTCTATTGACTGCAGAGCTTTCAACGCACTTTCTGCCTTCTGGAGATATCGCTCGTACTCCTCTTCTGCTTTGGTCTCTTGTCTTGCCCTTTTCGGACATGGCTGGCACTGTAATAGAGCCCATGATTATAGAATTACTAAAACATACTTCTTTAGAGATGTCACATAGGCAAGTACGCACTAATAAATTGACTGCCTGTTCTTGCATGGACGTGTCTCACCTCCTCAGCAGGACCTGTGTGTACAGGTAAGCTCTTCTCTCCATCCAGTCGTTCACAGTGATTTTCTATAACGCTCCTATCTTCCTTCAGACGTTCtaatctttcttctgcagactcCCTCTGCGAGACAGTCTGTAGTGTAGAGTGTAATACAGTTATCTAGAGAAGCACGAACTGCAGAaagacaattaaacatttaagttaaactATGCATTTCCACATACCTTGCTGAGGAAGTTTATCACTTTGGTCTTGACCTCTTCTGATGTTAAGGTTTGGGAAATCACTTCCTCGTGGTTGGTTATCTtaagaaacaaaagaaagatGAATTACAACATTGGCTAcattaaacctgacatgaactgAACAACTTAtagattttgttttcatttatgtgTTGTGTACATTGATTTACCCCAAAATAGATTTAAACAACTAATGatatttattgttagttaacGGGGAAATACTGACCTCTGCAAAGAGACCAAAAGCCTCCAGAACATGCTGGAATATGAGCCAGGACGGGTGAGTCAGGAGACCATTAAACAGTGCACTGAGTCTGGGCAAAACCTGACCCTGCGAGCACAcacaaatatgtatttataagcACATAAAATGGTCAACTGGGACTCATTTCCTGTCTAAAAAACAATTAAGTCATTTAACTCATACCTGAATATTGGGAGGAGCAAATACTTTTCCCATGGAGGCAAGAAACTCCAAAGCAGCTATGAGCAGGTCATCCGGGCATTTCTGCAGATTCAGTTCACTCAAACAGGAAACAGCCTGCATGttgccaaaaaataaaatcataaccgtatataaaatgacaaatgagctCCATAAAATGAACTACCCCATGCAATGTGACACGGAAAAGCAGATCACCTGAATGATAACATGTGGCGCTACACTTTTGATTACAGCAGCTGATATTGACAGGAGTAACTTCACAGTGCACTGGAGAGGAGGATAGATCTGAACCTGGCAACACCAACAAACAACAGATGAAAAAGTATAAACATAAACCAACTACATACTGGTGGAATATGTATATTCTTTAAGAAATGTCATCCTTCCGAGTGTGTGTGCTTAACTCTAACTTAGCTCAACTCACCTGGTTGCTACTCATACGACTCCACATCAGAGAGATGATCTTCACAGAAGACACCACAGATTCTGCATGCAGGTTGCTCCCACCCATCACCACCAGCACACATCCCAGCACCCTGTTCTAAACCAGAAATAAACAAAGGAGTCAAGGGTTTTGTTTAAGGACGATTATGAGATGCAAGGCTGTTTTTAAGAGCAGACAAATATGACAAACAAGCTgttattaaaaaacacaatcgAAGTGCTGAGAACACAATGCAAGACCCTGAATTCTGCCTGCCTGGCTGAAATATCTAAGtgcattattttgtttttttatatcaaaACTTCAATCTACTTAATTCTCTTATCATAATTTGCTCAGGGTCGGATCGTTGCACAAGGCAGAATTTATAGTCTTGGACCTTGAATGTGGATCTCAGCCTTTCCGTTTCCCACTCCAACTGATTGACAAACAATTATGGATGTCACAAAGGCTATGTGGGAAGAAAATGATCACACAAGTCTAAACTTGGATAGGACACACATTTCAAAACGGCTTTTATGCAGAACTTTAGATAAATGTGTCAACAAGCCACCTTGACTTATGTTGACACTATGTTGCTGAGATAATTTTGGGATCAGACTGTGAATCAAAATCGAACAACATACAGTAAGAACATTTTTGTCAGCTTTAAAATGAAAGCATTATTTTATTGACGTTAACGAAGTCTGCTGCAGTTGCTGACATCAGTGTCTCTCACCACTCTTGATACGTTTCCCAGTCTGTAGCCGCTGTCCTGCCATTCCTGCAGCGCATCAGAGGCTTTGGAGAGCACCTCTTCCTCCACCCGCACACACGCCTCCGTGCTCAGACACCTCAGCAGAATGTGATGCCAGACACAAAGGTTCTCCTCTTGAGAGGGAGGGAAACGCTCCACAAACTCCATCTGAACACATCACAAAAACATACTTCATCACATATTAAAGACACACTATCTTGAAAAAAGAGATGCTGTACAACATAAATAGAACCAAACAATATTAGGAAGCTGAAGAAAACACAAACTCAGCAGTGTTCTAAAAATCATGGCAAAGGTGATGTACATTGCAGACATAGTGGTCTATTCATATGCTAGAAAGGAACAGGAAAACCTGGTGTTTTGGTGTCATGAGAAAAAGCAGGCGTCTCAGTAGCAGGGCCAAGTGAACCAACTGATAACCTTTATCAGGACATGACCTTATCTGCAGAGGACAATAACAATACTGGTCACAGAAGCAAGAAGTTCACTACTAGTGATCTTATATTTTCTGGAAAAATGTTCTGATAAAAACTTTAGAATAACACAGGGGATCCTCTCATTAAATACGAAGCATAAAAAAGTGCTCTCCCACATGTTCATTTAACACCAACTGTCAGCTCAGTCAGGGTGTAAAGAACACATAAAGGTCACATTCCCAACCGACTCCACTCACCAGGTGAGCAACAAGGTGGACATGATGAAAACACAAGTCGGCCGAGCCATACCTGTAGAGCGAGAGAAAACAACTTTGATATGTTGTTCTTCACAGAAATCTTGCATAAATTTGAACTCCTTACATACCACTGATAACAGCTGATACACGGTATAATGTGTATAAGTGTATCCGTTTGTATAATGTATAAGTTTGTACTTTTAATTCTAAAAGGGATTTAACACAGGAAGGTCGCGTGATTGTTCATGTTGGCCGTCACTGTGAGATGTGGAAAGCTTTAGTCACAGAAGTCAGGGGTGTGGATCAACACTCACCGTGCCAGGAAGCACCACACATCCATGGCCAAAACAGCCGTCTGCGTGTCTGCCTGCAGTACGGCGGCTAATAGTGAACGCTCCTGAAAGAAGGAAACAGAAAAGACAGCAAAATGATATGCACTTCCCTTCAAATGACATTATGTCTTGGAGTAGCAGTTTGTCACCTTGACAACTTAGGTATAAAGTGATCTCAGCGTTTAATGTCTGACATTAAATAAGATGTTTCAAATTGATTCATTTTGCAATGATTAAAGatcatattttttacaattcCATGTTAATGAAAAGCATTACTATATAAATACTTAATTCTTAACAAAGATTGttcaaacaagacatgacatgTTAAATTCTTTACATGATATACAATCAATTTGTCTCTTGCTTCACTGAGCAACGTCAACTCACACTGTACGAAGAGCTAAATATCAATTGTTGTTAACTGATTAACCAGGAGAATTCACTGCGCATTTATGAATGTACTTACCAATGGAGCAAAGTGTTGAGGGGGCAGCGCAGCCACGCAGGCACACATatgaacacacacatgctgGTGCAGGCTGATTGTACCCTGAGCTTGACCCCGCAGCATCACCCCTGGCAACGTCACGGGGACCGCACGCTCCAACACACATTTTCTGAAACTCTGCAACACTGCCTCAAACACAGACCATCTGCAAACAGAGACAGAGCCTTTGCTACAAAATATCATTTACGGCAAAAGCATACTCTATGTTCCATGCACTAACATTGTGCACAGCTTCTACATGTGCCAAAGGCTCCAGCttttggttctcaaactgtggtacgcgtaccactagtggtacttgaAGGGACCCCGGTGGTACGTCACAcgacagaaaattaaaaactctatattaattattttgtgtccactattacagctgactaacttgaaaaacatggaaaaacatgttctttagtttgaaaacatctggtaaataaaaaaagtgttaaaaaaagttaaaatataaGTGTTTGCATTATTAACAATACATTCGAATTGTGGATGATGTGTAACGATAACgattcacagctctactattaatttgactgtttattcatttgattttctatggcggtcattaggtggtacttggaacaactaatttgatTAAAGGTGGTACTTCATCTGAAaaatttgagaaccactgctctagagaATCCAGAATTCTGTGAGACACTGaataattgttattttgacctgatGGCAcgaatgtaaaaatattaaaagtgcCTGAAGCAAATTTGACGAGACTATGGGAAATCAGAGCTAACAAAAGCACAAAGTCTGAG encodes the following:
- the firrm gene encoding uncharacterized protein C1orf112 homolog isoform X1, translating into MSQVTLLEEVSQWNQETCQQQLKSVLPKLVAMHHDTDSGEEHTNIFQVITNRFLPHLSLSALEMECFSSVLPKVAKIFASFLEEIVRQVGGLSSQNAELQTFLRNILKMMVQTLECLSGCVRHVGSFEESVSLDAIRSLPSCVLRILKDTFQHCKDSEVMYSGRLSLVGDLLQGLFKEAYSLQKGLMEVLEKINLDDSSSEEEVSDIVIVIHSLLDICAITSSLDIALHANTWKFIIKQSVKHQSLVEDRLHHTDIAFSLCEDLCTSVQNCFVMAQQIQQSGLQEVVHCPEFKLIQKATKMCRFFANTLVHYTKEFKAFLAKSCCRFHQCYLQIHRKFPLSVLALSVPAALIEDLRVSVLVPMDAMLMQLLSFHPFAESVLDPGHQYSTELCLPQCLLLVNVMGKISQSEEALRLWSDGSQFSEENPRWSVFEAVLQSFRKCVLERAVPVTLPGVMLRGQAQGTISLHQHVCVHMCACVAALPPQHFAPLERSLLAAVLQADTQTAVLAMDVWCFLARYGSADLCFHHVHLVAHLIRSCPDKGYQLVHLALLLRRLLFLMTPKHQMEFVERFPPSQEENLCVWHHILLRCLSTEACVRVEEEVLSKASDALQEWQDSGYRLGNVSRVNRVLGCVLVVMGGSNLHAESVVSSVKIISLMWSRMSSNQVQIYPPLQCTVKLLLSISAAVIKSVAPHVIIQAVSCLSELNLQKCPDDLLIAALEFLASMGKVFAPPNIQGQVLPRLSALFNGLLTHPSWLIFQHVLEAFGLFAEITNHEEVISQTLTSEEVKTKVINFLSKTVSQRESAEERLERLKEDRSVIENHCERLDGEKSLPVHTGPAEECQPCPKRARQETKAEEEYERYLQKAESALKALQSIEGPGCSPSPPQWVRVRLEALQTLVTQINTTTDEQS
- the firrm gene encoding uncharacterized protein C1orf112 homolog isoform X2, with product MDDKTSLKVIHSLLDICAITSSLDIALHANTWKFIIKQSVKHQSLVEDRLHHTDIAFSLCEDLCTSVQNCFVMAQQIQQSGLQEVVHCPEFKLIQKATKMCRFFANTLVHYTKEFKAFLAKSCCRFHQCYLQIHRKFPLSVLALSVPAALIEDLRVSVLVPMDAMLMQLLSFHPFAESVLDPGHQYSTELCLPQCLLLVNVMGKISQSEEALRLWSDGSQFSEENPRWSVFEAVLQSFRKCVLERAVPVTLPGVMLRGQAQGTISLHQHVCVHMCACVAALPPQHFAPLERSLLAAVLQADTQTAVLAMDVWCFLARYGSADLCFHHVHLVAHLIRSCPDKGYQLVHLALLLRRLLFLMTPKHQMEFVERFPPSQEENLCVWHHILLRCLSTEACVRVEEEVLSKASDALQEWQDSGYRLGNVSRVNRVLGCVLVVMGGSNLHAESVVSSVKIISLMWSRMSSNQVQIYPPLQCTVKLLLSISAAVIKSVAPHVIIQAVSCLSELNLQKCPDDLLIAALEFLASMGKVFAPPNIQGQVLPRLSALFNGLLTHPSWLIFQHVLEAFGLFAEITNHEEVISQTLTSEEVKTKVINFLSKTVSQRESAEERLERLKEDRSVIENHCERLDGEKSLPVHTGPAEECQPCPKRARQETKAEEEYERYLQKAESALKALQSIEGPGCSPSPPQWVRVRLEALQTLVTQINTTTDEQS